From a region of the Rhizobium bangladeshense genome:
- the gcvA gene encoding transcriptional regulator GcvA: MPNVSKAPRGIPPLNWLRAFETVSRHMSFKKAAEELNVTPAAISQQVRQLEDYFEIRLFDRNPRALALTRVGELAVPLLAAGMNNISGACDAMQNARPKDYIVVTAPPSFSMKWLVPRLEDFRQAHPEVEVRIDARDDLVDLKKGSADVGIRYGTGKYSDLQVEKLFQDVYFPVSSAKLFQTNGRALKLADLKHHRLLHVDWPALASAAPNWQMWLKAANISHPDAFQGHRFPSEMMALDAAISGFGIALVSSKIAAIDIEAGRLVRLFSDQAPIQTGFQYYFVRLNDTKPRKEVATFCNWLRANSAAENRFPLNRNISRTLPHE, from the coding sequence GTGCCTAACGTATCGAAAGCTCCGCGCGGCATTCCCCCCTTAAACTGGCTTCGCGCCTTTGAAACTGTTTCGCGGCATATGAGCTTCAAAAAGGCAGCCGAAGAACTCAACGTGACACCTGCGGCAATCAGCCAGCAGGTGCGCCAACTCGAAGATTATTTTGAGATAAGGTTGTTCGATCGTAACCCGCGAGCGCTTGCGTTGACGAGAGTTGGAGAACTTGCAGTGCCGTTATTGGCGGCAGGAATGAACAACATTTCTGGCGCGTGTGATGCAATGCAGAACGCACGGCCCAAAGATTATATTGTGGTTACGGCACCGCCTTCGTTCAGCATGAAATGGCTAGTTCCTCGACTGGAGGATTTTAGGCAGGCGCACCCGGAAGTCGAAGTGAGAATAGACGCGCGCGATGATTTAGTGGATTTAAAAAAAGGCTCGGCCGATGTAGGGATCCGTTACGGCACTGGCAAATATTCTGACCTGCAGGTTGAAAAGCTTTTCCAAGACGTTTATTTCCCGGTTTCTAGCGCGAAACTTTTTCAAACGAACGGACGAGCGCTTAAGCTGGCTGATCTGAAGCATCATCGTTTGTTGCATGTGGATTGGCCCGCGCTGGCATCAGCTGCTCCCAATTGGCAAATGTGGTTAAAAGCGGCGAATATCTCGCACCCTGATGCTTTTCAAGGTCATAGGTTTCCAAGCGAGATGATGGCATTAGATGCCGCTATCTCTGGATTCGGTATCGCCTTGGTTAGCAGCAAAATTGCTGCAATTGACATAGAGGCCGGTCGGTTGGTTAGGCTATTCTCAGATCAGGCCCCTATCCAAACGGGGTTTCAATACTATTTCGTTCGACTAAATGACACAAAGCCCCGTAAGGAAGTGGCAACGTTTTGCAATTGGCTGCGTGCAAATAGCGCCGCCGAAAATCGATTTCCTTTAAACCGTAACATTAGCCGCACTTTGCCTCACGAATAA
- a CDS encoding IS3 family transposase (programmed frameshift), which translates to MTSHIPKIEVLSGPERRRRWSTAEKLAIVQETYEPDVTVSIVARRHGIQPNQLFAWRKLAAQGALTATASQEEVVPASEYRALQNQVKELQRLLGKKTMEGEILKEALEIASGFKKTPVALALVAEGRFAMTAVCETLGVARSNIAERVKQRPSKSRGRPPLADQELLDEIKTIIDDMPTYGYRRVHAILCRKARSENRTWPNAKRVYRVMKVHGMLLQRHTGAIDTRRHDGRVAVEQSNLRWCSDGFEIGCDNKEKVRVAFALDCCDREAIAHVATTEGIKSEDVQDLVITAVENRFGLINTLPKPIEWLTDNGSCFIAKDTRSLLIDIGMEPCSTPVRSPQSNGMAEAFVKTFKRDYVSVNPLPDAITVIAQLPSWFEHYNTLHPHKALGYRSPREFLNRQTET; encoded by the exons ATGACCAGTCACATACCTAAGATAGAAGTGCTGTCCGGCCCGGAGCGCCGCCGTCGCTGGTCGACAGCGGAAAAGCTCGCGATAGTCCAGGAGACCTACGAGCCTGACGTCACGGTCAGCATCGTTGCCCGACGGCATGGCATTCAGCCGAACCAGTTGTTCGCCTGGCGCAAACTAGCGGCGCAGGGTGCGCTGACGGCGACGGCATCACAGGAAGAGGTCGTCCCGGCATCCGAATACAGGGCACTTCAAAACCAGGTGAAAGAGCTGCAGCGCCTCCTCGGCAAAAAGACGATGGAAGGCGAAATCCTCAAGGAAGCGCTTGAGATAGCATCAGGGT TCAAAAAAACACCTGTTGCGCTCGCTCTCGTTGCCGAAGGACGGTTCGCGATGACGGCGGTGTGCGAAACCCTGGGTGTCGCCCGATCCAACATCGCCGAACGTGTGAAGCAACGCCCTTCAAAATCCCGAGGGCGGCCGCCGCTCGCCGATCAGGAACTGCTGGATGAGATCAAGACGATCATCGACGACATGCCGACCTACGGATATCGGCGGGTTCACGCGATCCTTTGCCGTAAAGCCCGCAGCGAAAACCGCACATGGCCAAATGCCAAACGCGTCTACCGGGTGATGAAGGTTCACGGCATGCTTCTTCAGCGCCACACCGGTGCAATTGACACCCGTCGCCACGATGGCCGCGTCGCCGTCGAGCAATCCAATCTGCGTTGGTGTTCAGACGGCTTCGAAATCGGCTGCGACAACAAGGAGAAGGTCCGCGTTGCCTTCGCTCTCGACTGCTGTGATCGCGAGGCCATTGCCCATGTCGCGACAACCGAGGGCATTAAGAGCGAGGACGTCCAGGACCTTGTCATCACCGCCGTTGAGAACCGCTTCGGTCTCATCAACACCCTTCCAAAGCCAATCGAATGGCTGACTGACAACGGCTCCTGCTTCATCGCAAAGGACACCAGATCGCTGCTCATCGATATCGGCATGGAGCCGTGTTCAACGCCCGTTCGCAGCCCTCAGTCCAACGGAATGGCCGAGGCCTTCGTCAAAACCTTTAAGCGCGATTACGTCTCGGTGAACCCCTTACCGGACGCTATAACCGTCATCGCGCAACTGCCCTCATGGTTCGAACACTACAATACCCTTCACCCGCATAAGGCATTGGGGTATCGCTCGCCTCGTGAGTTCTTAAACCGTCAAACAGAAACCTGA
- a CDS encoding IS3 family transposase (programmed frameshift), producing the protein MSKTTNKFSPEVRARAVRMVLDHEGEHSSRWAAVSSIAAKIGCTAQTLNEWVKKAEVDNGSRPGLPSDVAERMKALERENRELRQANEILRKASAYFANGGARPPIEAMISFIDEHRAVFGVEPICRLLPIAPSTYYENVAKRVDVDRLSIRARRDISLKIEIRRVFEQNYRVYGVRKVWRQLKREGFDVARCTVTRLMRSMSLQGIIRGKPIRTTFPDRTAPSPLDRVNRQFKAPAPNRLWVSDFTYVATWQGFVYVAFVIDAFARRIVGWRVSRTAHAGFVLDALEQALHDRRPVHGGGLVHHSDRGVQYVSIRYSERLAEAGIEPSVGSVGDSYDNALAETINGLYKAEVIHRRGPWRSFEAVEFATLEWVDWFNHRRLLEPIGNMPPAEAEEQYYAMLDEPAMAA; encoded by the exons ATGAGCAAGACAACGAACAAGTTTTCACCGGAAGTCCGCGCCCGAGCCGTGCGGATGGTTTTGGATCACGAAGGCGAGCATTCCTCGCGATGGGCGGCGGTGTCCTCAATCGCCGCCAAGATCGGCTGCACTGCGCAGACGCTCAATGAGTGGGTGAAGAAGGCCGAAGTGGACAATGGTTCCCGGCCTGGGCTCCCAAGCGACGTCGCCGAGAGGATGAAGGCGCTGGAGCGAGAGAACCGTGAGCTTCGGCAGGCCAACGAGATTTTGCGCAAGGCGTCAGCATATTTCGCGA ATGGCGGAGCTCGACCGCCCATTGAAGCGATGATCTCGTTCATCGACGAACACCGCGCAGTGTTCGGGGTCGAGCCGATCTGCAGGCTGCTGCCGATTGCCCCATCAACCTACTACGAGAACGTGGCCAAGCGTGTGGATGTGGATCGTCTATCGATCCGCGCCCGCAGGGATATAAGCCTGAAGATCGAGATACGTCGTGTCTTCGAGCAGAACTACCGCGTCTATGGCGTTCGGAAGGTCTGGCGGCAGTTGAAGCGAGAAGGCTTCGATGTCGCCCGCTGCACCGTCACTCGGCTTATGAGGTCGATGAGCCTGCAAGGTATCATTCGGGGAAAGCCGATCCGCACGACGTTCCCCGACAGAACGGCTCCGAGCCCACTGGACCGCGTGAACCGACAGTTCAAGGCTCCTGCGCCCAACAGGCTGTGGGTTTCAGATTTCACCTATGTCGCTACCTGGCAAGGCTTCGTTTACGTGGCCTTCGTGATCGACGCTTTCGCTCGGCGCATCGTCGGTTGGCGCGTAAGCCGAACGGCACATGCCGGGTTTGTCCTCGATGCTCTCGAACAGGCACTTCATGATCGGCGTCCCGTTCATGGCGGCGGCCTCGTGCATCACTCGGACAGGGGCGTTCAATACGTGTCGATCAGGTATTCGGAGCGGCTGGCGGAGGCAGGGATCGAGCCTTCCGTCGGAAGTGTGGGCGACAGCTACGACAATGCGCTCGCCGAAACGATCAACGGTCTCTACAAGGCCGAGGTCATCCATCGGCGCGGACCATGGCGGAGCTTCGAAGCGGTGGAGTTCGCCACACTGGAATGGGTCGACTGGTTCAACCATCGAAGGCTTCTGGAACCCATCGGAAACATGCCGCCAGCCGAAGCTGAAGAGCAATATTACGCCATGCTAGACGAACCAGCCATGGCCGCATAA
- a CDS encoding phosphopantetheine-binding protein, producing the protein MLKKVLSKDEARDALRKALHAVLEEEIPPLTDNIVLFEKFQLDSMSMLETLIELEEMLGFSVDPEELDVKDFETVGGYTDFLVMTAAAA; encoded by the coding sequence ATGCTTAAGAAAGTTCTTTCTAAAGACGAAGCCCGTGACGCCCTCCGAAAAGCATTACACGCGGTCCTTGAGGAAGAAATTCCGCCGCTTACCGACAACATCGTTTTATTTGAGAAATTCCAGCTGGACTCCATGAGCATGCTTGAGACGCTCATCGAACTGGAGGAGATGCTTGGATTCAGCGTGGATCCTGAAGAACTTGATGTCAAAGATTTCGAGACTGTCGGTGGTTACACGGACTTTCTCGTAATGACTGCAGCCGCGGCTTAG
- a CDS encoding MFS transporter translates to MSCIHPTHPPVDNNVSTCGGQLGILIAGITSIVSAGSYTTLAGLLTTNFVKQLGWSVSSISPGIALNMILYGLTAPFAIYAMRRFGIAKVANIALLMLVTGSGMALVPNPLMFNFAWGIIIGIGTGCLTMAYGSLIVSIWFPRQQGAISGCLVASSVFGQFALLPFWSEVMSIFGWRAPLIGSAGIAALAILANVFLLRGHAEAPNARYCGPIGPALFSGLSGAAKTWIFWVLAALFMICGATTNGIMWSHFTLAASICGLTVTAASSVLLLVGVFNVLGTTISGWLTDRVSVQIILAVAFAVRALTLLSLPFVLTGDFGAEIITFAIVFGIMDVATVPPVIAICNRVYNDDGPAVFGWVNAFHQIGAGAMAYYGSILWLEHGSYNPLWYASGVLCLIATGIVFASKYKARNVIATS, encoded by the coding sequence ATGTCCTGCATTCACCCAACACATCCACCTGTCGATAACAATGTCTCCACTTGTGGAGGGCAACTGGGCATATTGATAGCGGGGATTACCAGCATTGTCTCGGCCGGCTCCTATACAACTCTTGCAGGGCTGCTAACGACCAATTTCGTAAAGCAGCTAGGGTGGAGCGTATCATCCATTTCGCCGGGAATTGCGCTCAATATGATCCTGTATGGGTTAACGGCTCCATTTGCGATCTACGCGATGCGTCGCTTCGGTATTGCTAAGGTGGCAAACATCGCGCTCCTTATGCTTGTCACTGGAAGCGGTATGGCTCTAGTCCCAAATCCGCTTATGTTTAATTTTGCATGGGGCATCATCATTGGCATTGGGACGGGATGCCTGACGATGGCATATGGTAGCCTCATCGTCAGCATCTGGTTTCCACGCCAGCAAGGAGCAATTTCAGGTTGCCTAGTTGCCTCAAGCGTATTTGGGCAGTTTGCTCTCCTTCCGTTTTGGTCCGAGGTCATGAGCATTTTTGGCTGGCGTGCACCGCTCATCGGCTCGGCTGGCATTGCGGCACTGGCAATTCTTGCAAATGTATTTCTTCTTCGTGGCCATGCTGAAGCCCCCAACGCCCGATATTGTGGCCCAATCGGCCCGGCTCTGTTCAGCGGATTGTCGGGCGCCGCAAAGACCTGGATTTTTTGGGTTCTCGCTGCTCTGTTTATGATTTGCGGCGCCACGACCAACGGCATCATGTGGAGCCACTTTACTCTTGCCGCCAGTATCTGCGGGTTGACTGTTACAGCAGCCTCTTCGGTCTTACTCCTCGTAGGCGTTTTCAACGTATTGGGAACGACAATATCTGGATGGCTCACTGACCGAGTTAGTGTTCAAATTATCCTGGCAGTAGCGTTTGCTGTCAGGGCACTCACGCTCCTTTCTCTGCCGTTCGTCCTTACGGGAGACTTTGGTGCGGAGATTATAACCTTCGCCATTGTTTTTGGCATCATGGATGTTGCCACCGTTCCCCCGGTTATTGCCATTTGCAACCGCGTTTACAATGACGACGGTCCAGCAGTTTTCGGATGGGTGAACGCGTTCCATCAGATTGGCGCTGGCGCCATGGCCTATTACGGGAGCATCCTATGGCTCGAGCACGGCAGCTACAACCCTCTCTGGTACGCCTCTGGTGTTCTCTGCCTGATAGCTACCGGTATCGTCTTCGCAAGTAAGTACAAAGCGCGGAACGTGATCGCGACCAGCTGA
- a CDS encoding GNAT family N-acetyltransferase has protein sequence MALRDDEVIAFLTAFRSPERPDSYFLWQTATKPRHGIAALGLELLEFAVKREVSHGARFVEASVDKDNKPIRLVMKTLCKRLGGHLTEELLYSSEFLSSKDAEHHDETLNRAGFAGGYCV, from the coding sequence GTGGCTCTCCGCGATGATGAAGTGATTGCGTTTCTCACGGCGTTTCGCTCCCCGGAGAGGCCGGATTCATACTTCTTATGGCAGACAGCCACAAAACCTCGCCATGGAATTGCGGCGCTGGGCCTCGAATTGCTTGAATTTGCGGTCAAACGAGAGGTCTCACATGGTGCACGTTTTGTAGAGGCCTCTGTCGATAAAGACAACAAGCCGATCCGATTGGTGATGAAGACCCTTTGCAAGCGATTGGGCGGCCATCTCACTGAAGAACTCCTCTATTCCTCCGAATTTCTCTCGAGCAAGGACGCAGAACATCACGATGAGACGCTGAACCGCGCCGGGTTTGCCGGAGGCTATTGCGTTTAA
- a CDS encoding IS5 family transposase, with protein MAWTPFTRRHHDRSRMRYASDLTDREWSLIDPFMPRQPRLGRRRKTSLRAVMDAIFYLLQSGCQWALLPHDFPPKSTVYHYFKRFCRDGTWRRIHDALYCRTRQLEGREEQPSFAIIDSQSVKTGPDARSDIGYDAGKKIKGRKRHILVDTLGMLLKAEVHSASIQDRDGAALVFDKLANRFPFIEKICGDGGYQGPTVEETSPRPMEIIKRNQAGFQVLPKRWIVERTLAWLGINRRMAKDFERFSATSLAFIQTAMIKLMTRRLARYPLS; from the coding sequence ATGGCCTGGACACCCTTCACCCGGCGTCATCATGACAGAAGCCGCATGCGCTACGCAAGCGATCTGACTGACCGTGAGTGGAGCTTGATCGACCCCTTCATGCCAAGGCAGCCCCGACTTGGCCGCAGACGCAAGACGTCCCTTCGGGCGGTGATGGACGCGATTTTTTATCTGCTGCAGTCGGGCTGCCAATGGGCATTGCTACCGCATGATTTTCCACCGAAGAGTACGGTCTATCATTATTTCAAGCGGTTCTGCCGGGACGGGACGTGGCGTCGTATTCATGACGCGCTCTATTGCCGAACGCGGCAGCTTGAGGGGCGCGAAGAGCAGCCATCATTTGCCATCATCGATAGTCAGTCGGTGAAGACAGGCCCGGACGCCCGTTCTGATATCGGCTATGACGCGGGCAAAAAGATCAAGGGTCGCAAGCGGCACATTCTGGTCGATACCCTGGGCATGCTTCTGAAAGCAGAGGTCCACTCGGCGAGCATTCAGGATCGCGACGGAGCGGCACTTGTCTTCGACAAGCTGGCCAACCGCTTTCCATTCATCGAAAAAATCTGCGGCGATGGCGGCTATCAGGGCCCAACGGTCGAAGAGACAAGCCCGCGACCGATGGAGATTATCAAACGCAATCAAGCCGGTTTCCAGGTGCTGCCGAAGCGATGGATCGTCGAACGAACGCTGGCTTGGCTCGGCATAAACCGCCGAATGGCAAAGGATTTCGAGCGCTTCTCAGCCACAAGCCTCGCCTTCATCCAAACCGCAATGATCAAGCTCATGACCAGAAGGCTCGCTCGATATCCCCTTTCTTGA
- a CDS encoding IS30 family transposase, producing MSLCYSQLTLPDRKRLFHLRERKVSVSEIARQLGRHRSTIYRELKRNTFQDHEFPEYSGYYSGIANDMSKERRRRLRKLRRHPHLRDLVIDRLKAHWSPEQIAGRLLADGVSPVRICPETIYRFIYCKEDYPLGLYQHPPERRRRRRRRGARKPRDGLIPLDYRISQRPDFIDDRSQFGHWEGDLLIFRRELGETNVTSLVERKSRYTVMIKNRSRHSRPIMDKIIHAFSPLPSFARRSFTFDRGTEFSAFRALEDGIGARSWFCDPNSPWQKGAVENTNKRIRRFMPGDTDLSNVAQKQLVDLAHHLNSLPRKCLGYKTPAEVFMAHLRECG from the coding sequence ATGTCCCTTTGCTATTCGCAGCTCACCCTGCCTGATCGCAAGCGTCTTTTTCATCTTAGAGAACGCAAGGTTTCCGTCTCGGAGATTGCCCGCCAACTCGGTCGTCATCGTTCGACGATCTATCGCGAGCTTAAACGCAATACGTTCCAGGATCACGAATTTCCGGAATACAGCGGCTATTACAGCGGTATCGCCAACGACATGAGCAAGGAGCGCCGACGACGGCTGCGCAAACTCAGACGCCATCCGCATCTGCGCGATCTCGTCATCGACCGGCTGAAGGCGCATTGGTCACCTGAGCAGATCGCTGGCCGGCTTCTCGCCGATGGCGTCAGTCCTGTGCGCATTTGCCCGGAAACGATTTATCGTTTCATCTATTGCAAGGAAGATTATCCGCTCGGGCTGTATCAGCACCCGCCGGAACGACGGCGCAGGCGTCGGCGCCGCGGCGCACGCAAACCGCGCGACGGCTTAATCCCGCTCGACTACAGAATCTCCCAACGACCTGATTTTATTGATGATCGATCACAGTTCGGGCATTGGGAGGGCGATCTCCTGATCTTCCGGCGTGAACTCGGAGAGACCAACGTCACCTCTCTCGTCGAGCGCAAGAGCCGCTATACGGTGATGATCAAGAACCGCAGCCGTCACTCGCGACCGATCATGGACAAGATCATCCATGCCTTCTCACCATTGCCGTCTTTTGCACGCCGAAGCTTCACCTTTGATCGCGGCACGGAGTTCTCCGCTTTCAGGGCTTTGGAAGATGGGATCGGCGCCAGGAGCTGGTTCTGCGATCCCAATTCGCCTTGGCAGAAAGGCGCTGTCGAGAACACCAACAAGCGCATTCGACGCTTCATGCCTGGCGATACGGATCTGTCCAACGTCGCTCAGAAGCAACTTGTCGACCTCGCCCATCACCTGAATTCGCTGCCAAGAAAGTGCTTGGGCTACAAAACACCGGCCGAGGTCTTCATGGCGCATTTGCGTGAATGCGGCTGA
- a CDS encoding ISNCY family transposase — MGLIAMSERDVQRIEILSKVIAGRMTLVSAAHVLDLSTRQVRRLLERIKTDGAASIRHKAIGRPSNNRISDGVRDYAVTLVREGYADFGPTLAAEKLAERDGLRVSRETLRSWMVDAGLWLSRKQRRTFHQPRLRREACGELVQIDGSEHRWFEGRGDPCSLLVFVDDATGRLMQLRFVRSESAFSYFEALALYLKAHGAPVAFYSDKHSVFRVAKKDARGGQGMTQFGRALSELNIEILCANSSQAKGRVERMNRTLQDRLVKELRLAGIDTMEAGNAFLPGFMADYNARFAIAPARCDDLHRPMNLAPDRLQEILCKREQRYVGSQLTFSFERKRIMLEETEVTRGLAGRYVETYAYADGRLDVRWKGHSLPYKTFDKDQRVTHAAIIENKRLGDVLAYIKERQEQQSKPAVKTNSEKNGYVRRAHGPGRRKDFMNDPAVLARRQKALSRLDAAE, encoded by the coding sequence ATGGGACTGATAGCGATGAGCGAGCGTGATGTGCAGCGGATCGAGATTTTGTCGAAGGTGATTGCCGGCCGCATGACGCTGGTGTCGGCGGCACATGTGCTTGATCTGAGCACACGTCAGGTGCGTCGTCTGCTGGAGCGGATCAAGACTGACGGCGCAGCGTCGATCCGGCACAAGGCGATCGGCCGGCCGTCGAACAACCGGATCAGTGATGGTGTGCGCGATTACGCGGTGACGCTGGTTCGCGAAGGCTATGCAGACTTCGGCCCGACGCTGGCGGCCGAGAAGCTTGCCGAGCGAGATGGATTGCGTGTGTCGCGCGAGACGTTGCGCAGCTGGATGGTTGATGCCGGGCTGTGGCTGTCGCGCAAGCAGCGCCGAACGTTTCATCAGCCGCGGTTGCGGCGCGAAGCCTGTGGCGAGCTGGTGCAGATCGACGGCTCCGAGCACCGCTGGTTTGAGGGCCGCGGTGATCCGTGTTCGCTGCTGGTGTTCGTCGACGATGCGACCGGCAGATTGATGCAGTTGCGCTTTGTCCGCTCGGAAAGCGCCTTCAGCTATTTCGAGGCATTGGCGCTCTATCTGAAGGCGCATGGTGCTCCGGTTGCCTTCTATTCCGACAAGCATTCGGTGTTCCGGGTGGCGAAGAAGGACGCCAGAGGCGGCCAGGGCATGACCCAGTTCGGGCGTGCACTCTCGGAACTAAATATCGAGATTCTTTGCGCAAATTCGAGTCAGGCCAAAGGCCGTGTCGAGCGGATGAACCGGACGCTGCAGGATCGGTTGGTCAAGGAACTGCGACTGGCCGGTATCGACACCATGGAGGCGGGCAACGCGTTTCTGCCTGGCTTCATGGCGGATTACAATGCGCGGTTTGCGATTGCCCCTGCCCGGTGCGATGACCTGCATCGGCCAATGAATCTGGCGCCGGATCGATTGCAAGAGATCCTGTGCAAGCGCGAGCAGCGCTATGTGGGATCGCAGCTGACGTTTTCGTTTGAACGCAAGCGGATCATGCTGGAGGAGACTGAGGTGACGCGCGGTCTGGCCGGTCGCTATGTTGAGACCTACGCCTATGCCGATGGCCGCCTGGATGTGCGCTGGAAGGGGCACTCCCTGCCCTACAAGACCTTCGACAAGGACCAGCGGGTGACGCATGCGGCGATTATCGAGAACAAGCGATTGGGGGATGTTCTGGCCTATATCAAGGAGCGCCAGGAGCAGCAGTCGAAGCCGGCTGTGAAGACCAACAGCGAGAAGAACGGCTATGTGCGACGTGCTCACGGACCGGGACGGCGGAAGGATTTCATGAACGATCCGGCGGTCCTTGCGCGGCGCCAGAAGGCACTGTCGCGGCTTGATGCTGCGGAGTGA
- a CDS encoding ISNCY family transposase gives MGLIAMSERDLQRIEILSKVVAGRMTLVSAAHVLDLSERQVRRLLERIRTGGAASIRHKAIGRPSNNRISDGVRDYAVTLVRERYADFGPTLAAEKLAERDGLRVSRETLRSWMTEAGLWLSRKQRRTFHQPRLRREAYGELVQIDGSEHRWFEDRGPPCSLLVFVDDATGRLMQLRFVRSESTFTYFDALELYLKEHGAPIAFYSDKHTVFRVAKKDAKGGQGMTQFGRALAELSIEILCANSSQAKGRVERMNRTLQDRLVKELRLAQICDMETGNAFLPGFMDDYNARFAIVPARSDDLHRPMNLAPERLGEILCKREQRYVGSQLTVSFERKRIMLEETEVTRGLAGRYVETYAYADGRLDVRWKGYSLPYRTFDKDQRVTHAAITENKRLGDVLAYIKERQEQQTKPDVKTNSEKNGYKPRGRKPGRKTDFMNDPVVIARREKALLRLDAAE, from the coding sequence ATGGGATTGATAGCGATGAGCGAGCGCGATCTGCAGCGGATCGAGATTTTGTCGAAAGTCGTCGCCGGCCGCATGACGTTGGTGTCGGCGGCGCATGTGCTTGATCTGAGCGAGCGCCAGGTGCGTCGGCTGCTGGAGCGGATCCGCACTGGTGGTGCGGCGTCGATCCGGCACAAGGCGATCGGCCGGCCGTCGAACAACCGGATCAGCGACGGTGTTCGGGATTATGCGGTGACGCTGGTTCGCGAACGCTATGCGGACTTCGGGCCGACGCTAGCGGCCGAGAAGCTTGCCGAGCGCGATGGATTGCGGGTGTCGCGCGAGACGTTGCGCAGCTGGATGACGGAGGCCGGACTTTGGCTGTCGCGCAAGCAGCGCCGGACGTTTCATCAGCCGCGGCTACGGCGCGAAGCCTATGGCGAGCTGGTGCAGATCGACGGATCCGAACATCGCTGGTTTGAAGATCGCGGACCGCCGTGCTCGCTCTTGGTGTTTGTCGATGATGCGACGGGCAGATTGATGCAGTTGCGCTTTGTACGATCGGAGAGCACGTTCACCTATTTCGACGCACTCGAACTTTACTTGAAGGAGCATGGCGCTCCGATCGCCTTTTATTCCGACAAGCATACGGTGTTCCGGGTGGCGAAGAAGGACGCCAAGGGTGGCCAGGGCATGACCCAGTTCGGCCGTGCACTAGCGGAACTAAGTATCGAGATTCTTTGCGCAAATTCGAGTCAGGCCAAGGGTCGTGTGGAGCGGATGAACCGGACGCTGCAGGATCGGCTGGTCAAGGAATTACGACTGGCTCAGATCTGCGACATGGAGACGGGCAACGCGTTTTTGCCTGGCTTCATGGACGACTACAATGCCCGGTTTGCGATTGTCCCTGCCCGGTCCGATGACTTGCACCGGCCGATGAATCTGGCGCCGGAACGGCTGGGCGAGATTCTGTGCAAACGCGAGCAGCGTTATGTCGGATCGCAGTTGACGGTTTCGTTCGAGCGCAAGCGGATCATGCTGGAGGAGACCGAGGTGACGCGCGGATTGGCGGGTCGCTATGTCGAGACCTATGCCTATGCGGATGGTCGATTGGATGTGCGGTGGAAGGGGTATTCCCTGCCCTACAGGACGTTCGACAAGGACCAGCGGGTGACGCATGCGGCGATCACCGAGAACAAGCGGCTCGGCGATGTCCTGGCTTACATCAAGGAGCGCCAGGAGCAGCAGACGAAGCCGGATGTGAAGACCAACAGCGAGAAGAATGGCTACAAACCGCGGGGCCGCAAGCCGGGTCGAAAGACGGATTTCATGAACGATCCGGTGGTGATTGCGCGGCGTGAGAAGGCACTGTTGCGGCTCGACGCTGCAGAGTGA